DNA sequence from the Pseudomonas fluorescens Q2-87 genome:
GCTTATAGATCTTACATAGAGCTTAACGAGGGCATTGCCGTCGATTATGAAATGGGCACTAAGCGTATCGACATAGCTGAAATTCGTAAGTTGGTCACTAGCAAAACTAGGGCGTTGATCGTTAACTCGCCGCACAACCCCACTGGCTCGGTTCTAAGTCGACAAGAAATTCTAGAGTTGGTGCTCTTATCTCAAGAGTTTGGATTTTTACTAATTTCCGACGAAGCCTACGAAGGCATCGTTTTTGGTAGCGGTGAACATGTTAGTCCTCTGGATCTTATGGTGGATACTAGCCTGCTGGTGGTTACACGTACGTTTTCAAAACTGTTCTCCATGTCTGGTTTTAGAATAGGCTATATGTTCGCGGATAGAAATATTATCAATCGCTGCTCCACGCTTCAGGGCGTTATGACGGATAATGCTTGTACATTTGCTCAGCACGGTGCCCTGGCAGCAACAGCTTTGCCTAAAAATATTCTTAAAACGCGTGTTGATGAGTTGCAACGCCGAGCCTATTACTGCCATCAATTGTTAAGCACTACGTTTGATATTGTAATGCCGCAGGGTGGATTTTTCCTATTTCCTAATATTTCCCGCGTATTGGGTGCTACTTGGGATTCGGACGCTCAATTTGTAGACGATCTCCTAAACGTAAAATCTGTTTCTACCACGCCGGGCTCTTCTTACGGTATGAAGGACCATATCCGAATATCAATTGCTTCCGTTAATGAAGTTGAAATTAAAGAGGCTTGTGGGAGAATTGTAGATTTTGTCCACCGTCGCTGATTTTCATGCGGCAAGTGTTAATAGTGTGGAAAAATTTGTCAATTGGAGGTTGCGCTTTCTTGGTTAGCCCACGCTAACCTTGTTGAGGTTTGGTTAAGTTTATATGCCTAAGATGCCATTGCGTCATCAGATATTATATGTGATCACGCATTAATTTTAGGTCAAGACAGTTCCATATTTTATCATTTCCTATATTCCATTAAAGAATCTTATTGGCTACTAATTATGCATTCTATAGAAAATCTAGCGGTGAGTGTTGATGACTTCACAAACAAATCAGAGGTTGAACGTTTCAAGGTTTATACCTTGAAACAAATTGACCACATTTCTCAGCTTGCTAAATTAGACAGCCAGACTATTTGGGAGATGAAGGTTGTGGCAAGCGTCTTGCCATTTCGGGTCAATGAATATGTTATAAAGAATTTGATCGATTGGGACAATATTCCCAACGACCCTATATACCAACTTACCTTCCCCCAGAAGGATATGCTGGATAAAGAGTCTTTTGATCTAGTGTCATCTTTACTTTTAAGGAGTTCCGAACGTTCAACGTGTGAGGTTGCGATAAAACAGGTTAGAGCTAGACTGAACCCTCATCCAGCGGGACAGCTTGAGCGTAACATCCCTTCACTGTCTGGCGTGACGGTAACTGGTGTCCAGCACAAATATCGTGAAACTGTGCTTTTTTTCCCAAGCGCTGGTCAGATTTGCCATAGCTACTGTACTTTTTGTTTCCGTTGGGCCCAGTTCACTGGAGACCAATCGCTCAAAATTGCTGCTAAGGAAAACACCCAGCTGTTGGATTACCTGCGGGCCAACCCTCAAGTGACTGATGTTTTAATCACTGGTGGAGATCCGCTGGTTATGAAGACAAGCAATCTACGTGCTTATCTAGAACCTCTTTTGACTCCTGAGTTCGAGCACATCCACACTATCCGAATTGGTACGAAAGCGCTTTCTTTCTGGCCTCAGCGGTTTGTGACTGATAGCGACGCAGGTGAACTTCTTGATCTATTTAGGAAGATTAGCATGCATGGGAAACACTTAGCTTTAATGGCTCATTATAATCATTGGGCGGAACTTGAGCCTGCAATTGCTCGAGAGGCTATTCGTCGTGTTCGAAAAACAGGTGCTCAAATACGTAGTCAGGGCCCGTTGCTGGCTCATATTAATGACTCTGCTGATGTCTGGGCGCGACTCTGGCAGACGCAAGTTGAACTAGGTATTATTCCTTACTATATGTTTATCGAACGTGATACCGGGGCTCGCCGGTATTTTGAAGTGCCTCTTATACGTTCGTGGGAAATTTACCGAGACGCTGTCAAACAAGTCTCAGGTATTGCTAGGACCGCCAGAGGACCTTCGATGAGCGCAGATCCGGGGAAAGTTGAGGTCTGCGGTGTAGCTGAAATTAGAGGAGAAAAGGTGTTTGTTTTACGCTTTATCCAAGCACGAAACCCGGATTGGGTGCAAAGACCATTCTTCGCACGATTTGATCCCGATGCTACGTGGTTCGATCAACTAAAACCGGCTTTCGGGGAGACTGCCTTCTTTTTCGAGGAGGAAGTTTCTTAACCCGTTTTTCCAGCCTTGCCGCTGATGATCAAACTACCAGGCTGAGAAAATGTGCTCTCACTCAATACCCTGTGCCCAGTTTTCATGGATCCGCGTTTCATAACCGAAGGAAGCGAGATCAACTGTGCATTTAGTATGCTGCAGCCCCTAATAGACCTGTATCGAATCAAAAAAGACCTGTTTCAGGGCTTTAAGGGAACCGGGAGACTCGCAGAGGGGAATTGCCAAGATTCGCCCCTTTTTGGGCGAAGCGTTCGAATGGCTGCTTCTGGCCGATTCTGTTGAAAAAGTCGGTTCGCCCAAATGGCCTGAATATTGGACGGTGAAAACGCCTTTTTTGCACGCTGCTACGTGAAATCTGAGCTTGGAAGCCTCTGCCCAAAGTTAAGATTTCAACCTCAGGCGCGTACTTTTCTGCCGTGGCAACCATGGCCGACTTTTTCAACAGAATCGGCCGAAAGCAGTCCATAGTGAACGCCCGCAGACGCCAGTTTATTAAGCCACGGCCTCAAAACTGGGGGCGAAAATCACGCGTAGATGCTGGGTAAGACTCAGCACATGCAGTGCAATTGGCCTGCGGAACTCCGCTCTACCAAACAAGCAAAAACGGGCGCTTTCAGGCGCCCGTCACTCCATCAGCCCTCAACCTGCGCCTGAAGCCGCCGACCAATCACCTCCAGCAAATCACATCCATCGCGCAACGGAATCACCAACAGCTGTGCGAAATCCGAAAGCACCACCGTGTCGCTGGCGGTCTCGGAGCGAAACGCGATGTTTTCCAATACCTGCGTCACCACGCGAATGCGGTAATCAGCGGTTGCGTGCAGGACGTCAAGCGGGGCTTGGGTATCGATGAGGAGGGAAGCGGGGGTGCAGTCGATGCCGGTGATGGGGACGTATCTTTCCATGTTTGAAACTCCAATCTAACGAGGACTCGAATAACCCAATCGTCGCCAAACAATCGGGTGGCAGTTGTACGCAGGTTGGCGAACCGGGATTGGAACCGGCAGACCCCAAGGTCTCCCACGCACAACTGCCATAACAGGCAGCCGTGCAAGTGTGCCAAGCCTCCGCAAAAAAAGCAGTACTTTTGCACCCAATTCCCAGGTCGCCAAACCTGGTCACCCTTCCGAGCGACGGGAACGACTATAGGTTCGAACACCCAACGCGGACTAGGTGACGGCTTCCGAGTGTTTCGTAGGAATCGAGAGACTTCGCCATGGAAACGAACCGACGGTTTCAGCTTGCGTAGGAACATTCTGATCGGGCTGGCTTCCGCAAAAGGCAACAGGCCTTTGCCTTGGCCGCGCTAACGACCCACCTCCCGTGTTGAGCATCACCTTGGTCCTCCCGACGCTTTTTTCGTATGATCCCCCAACACTTCAACTGGATGCAGCGGCGTGAAATCGTCACCTAAAAGTGCTTCAACAGGCCCGGCTGTGCAGGGTGGCGTCAAGTGGGATCTGAGCGAAGCTGTGAACCAGCTGTCCTGGGACGATTTGCGCATCATCAAATCCCTGAGTGAATGCGGCAATCGCGCCGCCACGGCCAAGAAGCTGGGCATCAACGTGTCCACCGTATCGCGTCGAGTGGCTCAGGTTGAGAAAACGCTCGGGGTGGCTCTGTTTGATCACCGTCGCTCTGGGTACATGCTCACGGCGGAAGGTGCGGAGTTGCGGGCGCTGGCGGAGCGCGTCGAGCTCGATATCGTCAGCGTCGCGCGGCGTGTTTCGCGCTCGGGCCAGGGGCTGCTCGGGAAACTTCGCATCACGACCAGCGACTCGTTGCTGCTGTACTTTCTCACTCCCATCATCGCCGACTTCAAGACCCTTAACGAAGGGATAGCGATAGAGGTTCTGGTGGGCAACCAGACATTGAGCCTGGCCCGGGACGAATCAGACATCGCGGTGAGAGCGACCAGCAAACCAGCGGAAAGCCTGGTGGGGCGCAAACTGGCGACCATCGCTTGGGCGCCCTATGGCAGCAGCAAAAGTGCATCGACTTGCGACCCTTTCGCGCAAGGTCAGGCGTGGGTGTCTTACTCCGCAGCGTTGAGCGGTCTCAAGGCAACGAGCTACGTCGACAGCCGAGTCGATGCCAGCTGCATTTCGTATCGCACCGATTCGGTCGCCGCAGCGAGTGTGGCAATCGCGGCGGGACTGGGTGTTGGGTTTCTGCCGTGCATGGTGGGCGATATCACGCCGGGGTTGATGCGCGTGGGGCCGGTGATGCCAGAGCTTCAGGACGAGCTTTGGTTGCTGACCCACCAGGACATCCGCAAGTCATGGCGAGTCAAAGCGTTCATGACGTTTTGCGCAGCGGCCGTCGCGGACCAGAAATCCTTGATCGAAGGGCAGCGAGCGCTCCCGGCCGCGCTAATCGAAACCGGGAGTGTGGCTTAGTCGGCTCGTGCACCGATCACTGCCTTGCAGACGATTTCAATCAGCTGCGAACGCTGGGCCAGTCTCGACACGCCGATGATGTTGCTGGCGCACTGGGGGCGTTCAGCGTCATAGGCGGCCTTGCGAATATTGCCCACCACGGCAAAGGCCGCGTCCATATCCAATACATAAAGCGTTTCTTCAACGACGTCTTGAAGTGTTGCGCCATAGAGCGCCAGCAACTTGGAGATGTTGTCGTAGGACGTGCGCATCTGTTCGCCCATCGAGGAGAAATCGCTGGGTTTGCCCTCGCTGTCCAGCGGCGCTGGGGCTACCAGGTTGCCGTCTTCATCGTGGCTGAACTGGCCGGATACATAAATCTCGTTTCCCACTTGCCTTGCCTGCGGATAGCCATAGCTCTGTTCCCATGGAACACCCCAGTAAGCGGTTTTGTTATTGAACGGTTGTGAGGCTGCCATTGCATTCTCCTGGTGCGTGACGGATCGCTCGAAACGGCAATTCGTGTGGTTGGAAGGCAAAGGCTAGCACTGGGGAAGCGTGCAAAAGAGCGCATTTTTGCGCCCATGAAAGCGCATTAATGCGCCCCAAAAGATGCTGGCTATCGGTTAACTTGTTTCCAGTCCGGGCCGCAGCCCCTTGTGTAAAGCGCTGCGGCCTCCATGACGAAAACGAAACTGATGTCGCCGTCGCGATCCGCACACCAACCATCACTCATTTAAAGGGAACCACAATGAACAATCCAAAAAACGAAGTGCTGACACCTCTGAACAGCCAAGTGATCTTCATCGACCAACAGCCGCAAATGGCCTTTGGCGTACAGAGCATCGACCGGCAAACGCTGAAGAACAACACTGTGGGTCTCGCCAAGGCGGCCAAGATCTTCAACGTG
Encoded proteins:
- a CDS encoding RidA family protein, with amino-acid sequence MAASQPFNNKTAYWGVPWEQSYGYPQARQVGNEIYVSGQFSHDEDGNLVAPAPLDSEGKPSDFSSMGEQMRTSYDNISKLLALYGATLQDVVEETLYVLDMDAAFAVVGNIRKAAYDAERPQCASNIIGVSRLAQRSQLIEIVCKAVIGARAD
- a CDS encoding LysR family transcriptional regulator; the encoded protein is MKSSPKSASTGPAVQGGVKWDLSEAVNQLSWDDLRIIKSLSECGNRAATAKKLGINVSTVSRRVAQVEKTLGVALFDHRRSGYMLTAEGAELRALAERVELDIVSVARRVSRSGQGLLGKLRITTSDSLLLYFLTPIIADFKTLNEGIAIEVLVGNQTLSLARDESDIAVRATSKPAESLVGRKLATIAWAPYGSSKSASTCDPFAQGQAWVSYSAALSGLKATSYVDSRVDASCISYRTDSVAAASVAIAAGLGVGFLPCMVGDITPGLMRVGPVMPELQDELWLLTHQDIRKSWRVKAFMTFCAAAVADQKSLIEGQRALPAALIETGSVA
- a CDS encoding KamA family radical SAM protein, encoding MHSIENLAVSVDDFTNKSEVERFKVYTLKQIDHISQLAKLDSQTIWEMKVVASVLPFRVNEYVIKNLIDWDNIPNDPIYQLTFPQKDMLDKESFDLVSSLLLRSSERSTCEVAIKQVRARLNPHPAGQLERNIPSLSGVTVTGVQHKYRETVLFFPSAGQICHSYCTFCFRWAQFTGDQSLKIAAKENTQLLDYLRANPQVTDVLITGGDPLVMKTSNLRAYLEPLLTPEFEHIHTIRIGTKALSFWPQRFVTDSDAGELLDLFRKISMHGKHLALMAHYNHWAELEPAIAREAIRRVRKTGAQIRSQGPLLAHINDSADVWARLWQTQVELGIIPYYMFIERDTGARRYFEVPLIRSWEIYRDAVKQVSGIARTARGPSMSADPGKVEVCGVAEIRGEKVFVLRFIQARNPDWVQRPFFARFDPDATWFDQLKPAFGETAFFFEEEVS
- a CDS encoding pyridoxal phosphate-dependent aminotransferase, with the translated sequence MSQVLSKSPQVGDLIQMHDGEFNLKVPQEISRATINALTNGHTGYCDLTGIESLKSSLIEKCFHMHSKLYDPAEILVSNGSSQALFMLMKCILAKGDEVLIPNPCWPAYRSYIELNEGIAVDYEMGTKRIDIAEIRKLVTSKTRALIVNSPHNPTGSVLSRQEILELVLLSQEFGFLLISDEAYEGIVFGSGEHVSPLDLMVDTSLLVVTRTFSKLFSMSGFRIGYMFADRNIINRCSTLQGVMTDNACTFAQHGALAATALPKNILKTRVDELQRRAYYCHQLLSTTFDIVMPQGGFFLFPNISRVLGATWDSDAQFVDDLLNVKSVSTTPGSSYGMKDHIRISIASVNEVEIKEACGRIVDFVHRR